One Salinimonas marina DNA segment encodes these proteins:
- a CDS encoding DUF1285 domain-containing protein, producing MDLSRFSQQVTEAVDGEARALPPVDKWDPPFCGDMDMVIRLDGSWHYQNSPVGRQSLVKLFSSVLKKEQDQYYLVTPVEKVGIQVEDVPFIVTQWEAEDDGIVFTTNVGERFALSSNHPLELRMPPAALKAPDTTPIPYVCVRTNLWARLHQNVYYQLIEQAQRRSHNGTEQLYITSEYEPFIIGEIASE from the coding sequence ATGGATCTTAGTCGGTTTAGCCAGCAGGTAACCGAGGCGGTAGACGGCGAAGCGCGCGCCCTGCCGCCGGTGGATAAGTGGGATCCGCCATTTTGCGGTGATATGGACATGGTCATCCGGCTGGATGGCTCCTGGCATTATCAAAATAGTCCGGTTGGACGCCAGTCGCTGGTAAAACTGTTTTCATCGGTACTTAAAAAAGAACAGGACCAGTATTATCTGGTAACGCCGGTGGAAAAAGTCGGCATTCAGGTGGAGGACGTCCCGTTTATTGTCACGCAGTGGGAAGCCGAAGATGATGGCATTGTGTTTACCACCAATGTAGGTGAACGCTTTGCTCTTTCATCTAATCATCCGTTAGAGTTACGCATGCCACCGGCCGCGTTAAAGGCCCCCGATACCACGCCGATCCCGTATGTCTGTGTGCGCACGAATCTGTGGGCACGGCTGCACCAAAATGTTTACTACCAGCTGATTGAACAGGCACAGCGGCGTTCCCACAATGGCACCGAACAGCTTTACATTACCAGTGAGTATGAACCGTTTATTATTGGTGAGATAGCCAGCGAGTAA
- a CDS encoding YqaA family protein, with amino-acid sequence MGIRSQLRASTHKLVTSKNVLPGITIASFLESTIVPIPLEAVMVPLMQARREKLWLIALMATVGCLIGAIIGYGIGLYLFDLVGDWIINTFATQEKFAQVKQQMQSQGFWFVLTLGVAPIPFQIAMLAAGATQFSLPLFVAATVVARSLRYFGLALVVYIAGNKAERLIKRYKGRTILAVTMAILLLWYLSTLLK; translated from the coding sequence ATGGGAATAAGAAGTCAGCTCAGGGCAAGTACCCACAAGCTGGTAACCTCAAAAAATGTGCTACCCGGGATTACCATAGCCTCCTTCCTTGAATCGACTATTGTTCCTATCCCTTTAGAAGCGGTGATGGTGCCGCTGATGCAAGCCCGCCGGGAAAAATTATGGCTAATCGCCCTGATGGCCACGGTGGGCTGCTTGATTGGCGCTATTATCGGTTACGGTATTGGCTTGTATTTGTTTGATTTAGTTGGCGACTGGATCATCAATACCTTCGCCACCCAGGAAAAATTCGCGCAGGTAAAACAACAAATGCAAAGTCAGGGGTTCTGGTTTGTCCTGACCCTGGGGGTGGCGCCCATTCCGTTTCAGATTGCCATGTTAGCGGCCGGCGCCACTCAGTTTTCCCTGCCCTTGTTTGTGGCGGCAACCGTGGTAGCTCGTTCATTACGCTATTTCGGGCTGGCGTTAGTGGTATATATAGCCGGCAACAAAGCTGAGCGGCTCATTAAACGCTATAAGGGCCGAACCATCCTAGCAGTTACCATGGCAATTTTATTGCTCTGGTATCTCAGCACATTATTAAAATAA
- a CDS encoding DUF1206 domain-containing protein gives MTQSLRTALVFGGYAAKTVVYCLLGLLVIGTAIGSFRQDTPSQKSVFIKLVEQPFGQVILGIVIIGMGCYVLWRLTQAFFNTDDLGTSAKDIVMRIFYVVSAIIYGFGTYLAIKVFTGARSEGGGQSNSEQMSSTLMQETWGLWAIGLVGGLIIAFSFIQFKHAVKADFMDKFDLHKMSAKARSAANKVGRFGFFARGIIYIMVGSFFVHAALTANPQQAGGLQEALGTIMQQSYGQFALMFVGAGLFTFGLFCALESRYHKT, from the coding sequence GTGACACAGAGTCTACGTACTGCCCTTGTATTTGGTGGTTATGCAGCCAAAACCGTAGTGTATTGTTTGCTGGGTTTGTTAGTGATTGGAACCGCCATCGGCAGCTTTCGACAAGACACTCCCTCGCAAAAATCAGTTTTTATTAAACTGGTGGAACAACCTTTTGGTCAGGTTATTTTAGGTATCGTGATCATTGGTATGGGCTGTTATGTTTTATGGCGTCTTACCCAGGCCTTTTTCAATACCGATGATTTAGGCACCAGTGCCAAAGACATCGTGATGCGTATTTTTTATGTTGTGTCCGCCATTATTTATGGCTTTGGTACATACCTGGCCATTAAGGTCTTTACAGGGGCACGCAGCGAGGGGGGCGGACAGAGCAACAGCGAACAAATGTCGTCAACATTAATGCAGGAAACTTGGGGGCTGTGGGCAATCGGGCTGGTCGGGGGACTAATAATCGCGTTTTCGTTTATTCAGTTTAAACACGCCGTTAAAGCCGATTTTATGGATAAGTTTGATTTGCATAAAATGTCTGCCAAGGCACGTTCGGCGGCGAACAAAGTGGGCCGCTTTGGGTTTTTCGCCAGAGGGATTATATACATTATGGTGGGCAGCTTTTTTGTGCATGCGGCACTTACCGCCAACCCGCAACAGGCAGGTGGCCTGCAAGAGGCGCTGGGGACCATCATGCAACAAAGCTATGGACAGTTCGCGTTGATGTTTGTGGGCGCCGGCTTGTTTACCTTTGGCTTATTTTGCGCTCTGGAAAGTCGTTACCATAAAACCTGA
- the tusA gene encoding sulfurtransferase TusA, with product MADVTDFEDADHELDAMGLRCPEPVMMIRLKVRKLAEGETLYITADDPSTARDIPSFCRFMQHTLVAQQTEMLPYQYLIKKGLE from the coding sequence GTGGCTGATGTCACCGATTTCGAAGACGCCGATCACGAACTTGATGCGATGGGACTGCGTTGCCCGGAGCCGGTGATGATGATTCGTCTGAAAGTCAGAAAACTGGCCGAGGGTGAAACCTTGTACATCACCGCCGATGATCCATCCACAGCCCGGGATATTCCAAGCTTTTGTCGGTTTATGCAGCATACGCTGGTGGCCCAGCAAACAGAAATGTTGCCCTATCAGTACCTGATTAAAAAAGGTCTGGAGTAA
- the pyrE gene encoding orotate phosphoribosyltransferase, with amino-acid sequence MKSFQREFIEFAINRGVLKFGEFTLKSGRTSPYFFNAGLFNRGGDLARLGRFYATALTEAGVKFDTLFGPAYKGIPIATTTAVALADEHNLDVPYCFNRKEAKTHGEGGNLVGSPLAGNVMLVDDVITAGTAIRESMQLIEQNQAVLAGVLIALDRQEKGQGELSAIQEVERDFNTQVVAIVTLADVVAYLQEQGDQQHHIETINAYREQYGI; translated from the coding sequence GTGAAGTCTTTTCAACGAGAATTTATTGAGTTTGCGATTAATCGCGGGGTACTGAAGTTTGGCGAATTTACGCTCAAATCAGGACGTACCAGCCCGTATTTTTTTAATGCCGGCCTGTTTAACCGTGGCGGCGACCTGGCCCGTCTGGGACGTTTTTATGCTACCGCGTTGACCGAAGCGGGCGTCAAATTCGATACTCTTTTTGGACCGGCTTACAAAGGCATTCCTATTGCCACCACCACCGCAGTGGCGCTGGCCGATGAACACAATCTGGATGTGCCTTATTGTTTCAATCGTAAAGAAGCCAAGACCCATGGAGAAGGCGGCAACCTGGTCGGCAGCCCGCTGGCCGGAAACGTCATGCTGGTGGATGATGTGATCACCGCCGGCACTGCCATTCGTGAGTCGATGCAGCTGATAGAGCAAAACCAGGCGGTGCTGGCCGGGGTTCTGATTGCGCTGGATCGCCAGGAAAAAGGTCAGGGCGAGCTTTCTGCGATTCAGGAAGTAGAGCGCGACTTCAATACTCAGGTGGTGGCGATTGTGACGCTGGCAGATGTGGTGGCTTACCTGCAAGAGCAAGGCGATCAGCAGCACCATATCGAGACCATTAATGCCTACCGTGAACAGTATGGGATATGA
- the rph gene encoding ribonuclease PH has translation MRPSGRTASQIRPVTITRNYTCHAEGSVLIEFGNTKVLCNATVEEGVPRFMKGQGKGWITAEYSMLPRSTHTRSQREAARGKQGGRTLEIQRLIARSLRAAVDLKLLGENTLTLDCDVIQADGGTRTASITGACVAMVDALTFMRSKGIIKTNPLKHMIAALSVGICDGQPVSDLEYVEDSKAETDMNVVMTETGKLIEVQGTAEGEAFSFEEMSEMLELAKHGLRELFDIQKAALA, from the coding sequence ATGCGTCCAAGTGGCAGAACTGCCAGTCAAATTCGCCCGGTTACCATCACCCGCAACTATACCTGTCATGCTGAAGGGTCGGTTCTGATTGAGTTTGGGAACACCAAAGTGCTGTGTAACGCAACCGTGGAAGAAGGCGTACCGCGCTTTATGAAAGGCCAGGGTAAAGGCTGGATAACCGCGGAATACAGCATGCTGCCCCGCTCTACTCACACTCGCAGTCAGCGTGAGGCGGCCCGCGGCAAACAGGGTGGCCGTACCTTAGAAATTCAGCGGCTGATCGCGCGCTCCCTGCGTGCTGCGGTTGATCTGAAGTTACTGGGTGAAAATACCCTGACCCTGGACTGTGATGTGATTCAGGCCGATGGTGGCACCCGCACCGCTTCTATTACCGGAGCCTGTGTCGCGATGGTTGATGCACTGACCTTTATGCGTAGCAAAGGCATCATCAAAACCAACCCGCTTAAGCATATGATTGCCGCATTGTCGGTAGGCATCTGCGATGGTCAGCCGGTGTCTGACTTAGAATATGTCGAAGACTCCAAAGCCGAAACCGATATGAATGTGGTGATGACCGAAACCGGTAAACTGATTGAAGTTCAAGGCACCGCCGAAGGTGAGGCATTTTCATTTGAAGAAATGAGCGAGATGCTGGAGCTGGCCAAACACGGTCTGCGTGAACTGTTTGATATCCAGAAAGCGGCGCTGGCCTAA
- a CDS encoding YicC/YloC family endoribonuclease: MIYSMTAFARSETKQEWGTAVWEIRSVNQRFLENYFRLPEQFRSLEPMLRERFRKKLQRGKIECALRFSASDAATGKLTLNEELAKQVMQAADWVQSHGQSTGVNPLDVLRWPGVIAAEETSMDTITQEVMAAFDTALAQFIEARAAEGNTLKTLLEQRLDAIETEVKTVAAKMPEIMQWQRDRVQTRFEEAQVELDAGRFEQEMIMLAQKVDVAEELDRLNSHVSETRNILNKGGACGRRLDFMMQEFNRESNTLGSKSISTEITQSAVELKVLIEQMREQIQNIE; encoded by the coding sequence ATGATCTACAGCATGACAGCGTTCGCACGTAGCGAAACAAAGCAGGAATGGGGCACAGCGGTTTGGGAAATCCGCTCTGTGAATCAACGTTTTCTGGAAAACTATTTTCGTCTGCCGGAGCAGTTTCGTTCGTTAGAACCCATGCTGCGCGAGCGTTTCAGGAAAAAGCTGCAACGCGGCAAGATAGAATGCGCCCTGCGTTTTTCTGCCAGCGATGCGGCCACCGGCAAGCTGACCCTTAACGAAGAGCTGGCTAAGCAGGTCATGCAAGCTGCTGACTGGGTGCAGTCCCATGGCCAGTCCACCGGCGTAAATCCATTAGATGTATTACGCTGGCCCGGGGTCATCGCCGCTGAAGAAACCAGCATGGACACGATCACGCAAGAGGTAATGGCCGCCTTTGATACCGCGTTGGCTCAATTTATTGAAGCCCGGGCCGCCGAAGGTAACACTTTGAAAACGCTACTGGAACAACGTCTTGATGCCATTGAAACCGAAGTGAAAACGGTGGCAGCAAAAATGCCGGAAATTATGCAGTGGCAGCGGGATCGGGTACAAACCCGCTTTGAAGAAGCTCAGGTAGAACTGGATGCCGGTCGTTTCGAGCAGGAAATGATTATGCTGGCGCAAAAGGTAGATGTGGCCGAGGAGCTGGACCGCCTGAATTCCCATGTCAGCGAAACCCGCAATATCCTTAACAAAGGCGGAGCCTGTGGCCGCCGTCTGGATTTTATGATGCAAGAGTTTAACCGCGAATCCAATACGCTGGGCTCTAAATCCATCAGCACCGAGATAACCCAGTCTGCGGTGGAACTTAAAGTCCTGATAGAGCAGATGCGCGAGCAGATCCAGAATATTGAATAA
- a CDS encoding homocysteine S-methyltransferase family protein: MQDITILDGGMGRELKRTGAPFDHPYWSAQALWEAPEAVYQAHCRFIEAGAQVITVNSYACVPFHLGETRYQQQGPALAAKAAEIAREAVNQYPDKQVQVAGSLPPPMGSYRPDLFEATAALEIYQELLLAQAPFCDLFIVETLASLEELRVVQLAAQQTSKPLYYAFSLQDEPAQGALLRSGQSVASAVALVCSAPLPAGIAFNCSVPEVMAQALTETQQLLQQQSCALTVGVYANNFVPIPTDYSANSESQPMRELSPEDYLQYVRQWAELGATLIGGCCGIGPEHIRALAQGKHS; encoded by the coding sequence ATGCAAGACATCACTATTCTGGATGGCGGCATGGGCCGCGAACTAAAACGCACCGGGGCACCCTTTGATCATCCCTACTGGAGCGCTCAGGCGCTGTGGGAAGCACCAGAGGCTGTGTATCAGGCCCATTGTCGCTTTATTGAAGCCGGGGCGCAGGTTATCACCGTCAATAGTTATGCGTGCGTGCCGTTTCATCTGGGTGAAACGCGGTACCAACAGCAGGGCCCGGCGCTGGCCGCGAAAGCGGCTGAAATTGCCCGCGAGGCCGTGAACCAATACCCCGATAAGCAGGTGCAGGTGGCCGGCAGCTTACCGCCGCCGATGGGCAGCTATCGCCCCGACTTGTTTGAAGCCACCGCCGCGCTTGAGATTTACCAGGAGCTGCTGCTGGCGCAGGCGCCTTTTTGTGACCTTTTCATCGTCGAAACGCTGGCCAGTCTGGAAGAGTTGCGAGTGGTTCAGCTAGCCGCGCAACAAACGTCTAAACCATTGTATTATGCTTTTTCATTGCAGGATGAGCCAGCCCAGGGAGCGCTGCTAAGGTCGGGACAATCTGTGGCTTCCGCCGTGGCCTTAGTATGTTCTGCACCCTTGCCCGCAGGCATCGCCTTTAACTGTTCGGTGCCCGAGGTGATGGCGCAGGCGCTCACCGAAACCCAGCAGCTTCTGCAACAGCAATCGTGTGCTTTGACGGTGGGCGTCTATGCCAACAACTTTGTGCCCATTCCTACCGACTACTCTGCCAATTCTGAGTCTCAGCCCATGCGTGAGCTCTCTCCTGAGGATTACCTGCAGTACGTCAGGCAGTGGGCAGAACTTGGCGCCACACTGATTGGCGGGTGTTGTGGGATAGGCCCTGAGCATATTCGTGCTCTGGCCCAAGGGAAGCACAGCTAA
- a CDS encoding lactoylglutathione lyase family protein yields MAETQKVPNTETQQAYPRAFSHIGISVPDLEKAVEFYSEVLGWYTIMTPTKVVEDDSAIGQMSTDVFGKGWGSYRIAHMSTSDKVGIELFEFKNQKNPDNNFKYWETGVFHFAVQDPNLEELAQKIVDAGGKRRMDKPRFYYPGDKPYRMIYMEDPFGNIIEIYSHSYELHYANGAYQ; encoded by the coding sequence ATGGCGGAAACCCAAAAAGTACCGAATACGGAGACTCAGCAAGCCTATCCCAGAGCTTTTTCACATATTGGTATTTCGGTTCCGGATTTAGAAAAAGCGGTGGAATTCTATAGTGAAGTGCTGGGCTGGTACACCATTATGACGCCCACCAAAGTGGTAGAAGATGACAGCGCTATTGGCCAGATGTCTACGGATGTTTTTGGCAAAGGCTGGGGCAGCTATCGTATTGCCCATATGTCTACCAGCGACAAAGTCGGCATTGAACTGTTCGAGTTTAAAAACCAGAAAAATCCCGACAATAACTTTAAATACTGGGAAACCGGGGTTTTTCACTTCGCCGTGCAGGATCCTAATCTGGAAGAACTGGCACAGAAAATTGTGGATGCTGGCGGCAAACGTCGAATGGACAAGCCACGCTTTTACTATCCCGGCGACAAGCCGTATCGGATGATTTATATGGAAGACCCGTTTGGCAATATCATCGAAATTTATAGCCACAGCTATGAATTACATTATGCCAATGGTGCTTATCAGTAA
- a CDS encoding DUF1439 domain-containing protein produces the protein MKHLIFGLLILWLSGCATFSELSSYSVTQSELEELLDNELTDLQKQARVAGIPVTMTVDDMSVVIGPEGREIVQLGTAATATVSAFGFSYPAKVRLQLEGQPYYDQDKKAIFLRSLKLLDSSVDAGSYKGNLAPVSGQVMSLINGYLNTHPVYQLDTTNTAINLLSSVPLQLHIENNRLTLKPAR, from the coding sequence ATGAAACATCTGATATTCGGTTTGCTGATTCTATGGTTGAGTGGTTGTGCCACTTTCTCGGAATTATCGTCTTATTCGGTTACTCAGAGCGAACTGGAAGAATTGCTTGATAACGAGCTGACCGACTTGCAGAAGCAGGCGCGAGTGGCGGGGATTCCGGTCACCATGACCGTAGACGATATGAGTGTGGTCATTGGACCTGAAGGGCGTGAAATTGTGCAATTGGGGACGGCGGCTACCGCCACGGTAAGTGCGTTTGGGTTTTCTTATCCCGCCAAGGTTAGGTTGCAGTTGGAAGGACAGCCTTATTACGACCAAGATAAAAAAGCGATTTTTCTGCGTTCGCTGAAATTGCTCGACAGCAGTGTCGATGCGGGCAGCTACAAAGGCAATCTGGCCCCGGTAAGCGGTCAGGTCATGAGCCTTATTAATGGTTATCTGAACACGCATCCGGTGTACCAGCTGGATACCACCAATACCGCGATTAATTTGCTTTCCAGTGTACCCTTGCAGTTACACATCGAAAATAACCGGTTGACGCTGAAGCCGGCCCGATAA
- a CDS encoding OmpA family protein gives MKKTLIAGVVAMSVGMVGCANDPSNTQKGAAIGAVVGALLGKATGDNDKSRYAWGAAVGAIAGGAIGNYMDRQEEALRKELADTGIEVVREGDNLKLIMPGDITFATDSASIASQFNPVLNDVATVVNEYEKTVLLIKGHTDDTGSEQYNQSLSERRAQSVKNLLTSYNVNPKRVSTVGMGEYQPKVPNTSAQNRQQNRRVELEIQPLTKENT, from the coding sequence ATGAAAAAAACACTGATTGCAGGTGTGGTCGCAATGAGCGTAGGCATGGTCGGCTGTGCAAATGATCCGTCGAACACCCAAAAAGGGGCCGCGATTGGGGCCGTAGTGGGCGCTTTATTAGGAAAAGCCACCGGTGATAACGATAAAAGCCGTTATGCCTGGGGCGCGGCGGTAGGTGCCATCGCCGGGGGCGCGATTGGTAACTATATGGACCGTCAGGAAGAAGCACTGCGTAAAGAGTTGGCGGACACCGGCATCGAAGTGGTGCGAGAAGGTGACAACCTGAAGCTGATCATGCCCGGCGATATCACCTTTGCCACCGACAGTGCGTCTATTGCATCCCAGTTCAACCCGGTACTTAATGATGTGGCCACCGTGGTTAATGAATATGAAAAAACGGTGCTGCTGATAAAAGGTCACACCGACGACACTGGCTCAGAGCAATACAATCAGTCGTTATCAGAGCGGCGCGCTCAGTCGGTAAAAAACCTGCTGACCAGCTATAATGTTAATCCAAAACGGGTCTCGACGGTGGGTATGGGCGAATATCAGCCCAAAGTGCCTAATACCAGCGCTCAGAACCGCCAGCAGAACCGTCGGGTGGAGCTGGAAATTCAGCCTTTGACCAAAGAAAATACCTAA
- a CDS encoding HD-GYP domain-containing protein produces MKQHVQFGVEALEAANIAPALVNVVSEHHERLDGKGYPASKTSAQISKEGRMLAIADMYDALTADRCYKPGMPSQKAMKILLSEAPRDSTVIWCRCLLNAWVFILWAVWLSCRTTNWPWWPNKTLRH; encoded by the coding sequence ATGAAGCAGCATGTGCAGTTTGGCGTAGAAGCATTGGAAGCCGCCAACATCGCGCCAGCCCTGGTAAATGTAGTCAGTGAACATCACGAACGATTAGATGGCAAAGGCTATCCGGCCAGCAAAACCAGTGCGCAGATTTCTAAGGAAGGCCGGATGTTGGCGATTGCCGATATGTATGACGCGCTTACGGCCGATCGCTGTTATAAGCCCGGCATGCCCAGTCAAAAAGCCATGAAAATATTGCTCAGCGAAGCCCCGAGAGACTCGACAGTAATCTGGTGCAGATGTTTATTAAATGCATGGGTATTTATCCTGTGGGCAGTCTGGTTAAGTTGTCGAACAACAAACTGGCCATGGTGGCCGAACAAAACGCTTCGCCATTAA
- a CDS encoding HD-GYP domain-containing protein gives MKESSFKTISISELAPGMYVSRIVEQAGGVKIKSEGKVTSQNIVDMLKAKGVKKLVVDIAKNFAAESPASATAPPPQEPSDPAEKPPRVPFFKEIQRAEKLHAQGKAIQKSLLATVQKGLPFDKTIPREFSSKLVESIERNPDALLCLTKIREKDDYLLEHSLNVAILLANFGQFMGMTEAQVNDLAYAGFLHDMGKILIPDDILHKPGRLTDDEMG, from the coding sequence ATGAAAGAAAGCTCATTCAAGACGATATCTATTTCAGAGCTTGCTCCGGGAATGTACGTAAGCCGGATTGTGGAGCAAGCCGGTGGTGTTAAAATCAAGTCTGAAGGTAAGGTCACCTCGCAGAATATCGTAGATATGCTGAAAGCGAAGGGCGTGAAAAAGCTGGTGGTCGATATTGCCAAAAACTTTGCCGCTGAGAGCCCCGCCTCAGCGACGGCCCCGCCGCCCCAGGAGCCATCTGATCCAGCTGAAAAACCACCTAGAGTTCCTTTTTTTAAAGAAATTCAGCGGGCAGAAAAACTGCATGCCCAAGGCAAGGCGATACAAAAATCCTTATTGGCCACCGTGCAAAAAGGCCTGCCGTTTGATAAGACTATCCCCCGGGAATTTTCCAGCAAGCTGGTAGAGTCTATCGAACGCAATCCTGATGCCCTGCTATGTTTGACCAAAATTCGCGAAAAAGACGATTACTTGTTGGAGCACTCGTTAAACGTGGCCATCTTACTGGCCAACTTCGGGCAGTTTATGGGCATGACGGAAGCTCAGGTCAATGATCTGGCTTATGCAGGATTCTTACATGATATGGGTAAGATCCTTATCCCCGACGATATTTTACACAAACCAGGACGCCTCACCGACGATGAAATGGGGTGA
- a CDS encoding MGMT family protein, whose amino-acid sequence MPNMTPGQQIVATIEMIPSGYVVSYGQIADLAGLPGRARLVGSVLKAHSQASLPWHRVVRASGAIAFAAGSEQAHEQRQRLLAEGVAIKGHKVVLPDYLWRPDMYTLLYKLQA is encoded by the coding sequence ATGCCTAATATGACACCTGGGCAGCAAATTGTCGCTACCATTGAGATGATACCTTCGGGGTACGTGGTCTCTTATGGTCAAATTGCGGACTTGGCCGGGTTGCCTGGCCGCGCCCGGCTGGTGGGCAGTGTATTAAAAGCTCATTCGCAGGCCAGTTTGCCGTGGCACCGGGTGGTGCGCGCCTCCGGGGCGATTGCATTTGCTGCCGGCTCTGAGCAGGCGCATGAGCAGCGTCAGCGGCTGCTGGCTGAAGGGGTTGCAATAAAAGGTCACAAAGTTGTGCTCCCGGACTACTTATGGCGCCCAGATATGTATACCTTGTTGTATAAATTACAGGCATAA
- a CDS encoding F0F1 ATP synthase subunit epsilon: MAAMTVHLDVVSAEQKIFSGRVETLQVTGSEGELGIHPGHAPLITAIKPGMVRLVKQHGEEEMIYIAGGVLEVQPGNVTVLADTAVRAEDLDEQAAEEAKRRAEEHIANPGADFNYAQAAHELAEAIAQLRLIQKMRK; this comes from the coding sequence ATGGCAGCTATGACAGTACATCTGGATGTGGTAAGTGCCGAGCAGAAAATCTTTTCTGGTCGTGTTGAAACGCTTCAGGTGACCGGCAGTGAAGGTGAACTGGGTATCCACCCGGGTCACGCGCCCCTGATCACAGCAATTAAACCGGGTATGGTGCGTTTGGTCAAACAGCACGGTGAAGAAGAAATGATTTACATTGCCGGTGGCGTACTGGAAGTACAGCCTGGCAATGTAACCGTTTTGGCCGACACCGCTGTCCGTGCAGAAGATTTGGACGAACAGGCTGCTGAAGAAGCAAAACGTCGTGCTGAAGAGCACATCGCCAACCCAGGCGCTGACTTTAATTACGCACAGGCCGCTCACGAGCTGGCAGAAGCAATTGCTCAACTGCGATTGATTCAAAAGATGCGTAAATAA
- the atpD gene encoding F0F1 ATP synthase subunit beta: MSQGKVVQIIGAVVDIEFPQTAVPGVYDALRVTEGDLSGLTLEVQQQLGGGVVRAIAMGSTDGLQRGLAVEDTGKAIHVPVGTATLGRIMDVLGNPIDEAGPIGEEDRMSIHRAAPSYEEQSTSVELLETGIKVIDLVCPFAKGGKVGLFGGAGVGKTVNMMELIRNIAIEHSGFSVFAGVGERTREGNDFYHEMNESNVLDKVSLVYGQMNEPPGNRLRVALTGLTMAEKFRDEGRDVLFFVDNIYRYTLAGTEVSALLGRMPSAVGYQPTLAEEMGVLQERIASTKTGSITSIQAVYVPADDLTDPSPATTFAHLDATVVLSRDIASLGIYPAVDPLDSTSRQLDPLVIGQQHYDVARGVQTVLQRYKELKDIIAILGMDELSEEDKLVVTRARKIQRFLSQPFFVAEVFTGAPGKYVSLKDTISGFKAILDGEYDDLQEQAFYMVGTIEEAVEKAKKA; encoded by the coding sequence ATGAGTCAAGGTAAGGTCGTCCAAATCATTGGCGCCGTTGTGGATATCGAATTCCCACAAACCGCGGTGCCAGGTGTATACGACGCACTACGAGTCACTGAAGGTGACTTATCTGGGTTGACCCTGGAAGTGCAACAGCAATTAGGTGGCGGCGTAGTACGTGCCATCGCAATGGGCTCTACCGATGGTCTGCAACGTGGACTGGCAGTAGAAGATACCGGCAAAGCGATTCACGTTCCGGTGGGTACCGCCACATTAGGCCGTATCATGGACGTGTTAGGTAACCCTATCGACGAAGCAGGCCCGATTGGTGAAGAAGACCGTATGTCTATTCACCGTGCGGCGCCCAGCTACGAAGAGCAGTCCACTTCGGTAGAACTGCTGGAAACCGGCATCAAGGTTATCGACCTGGTATGTCCGTTTGCCAAAGGTGGTAAAGTTGGTCTGTTCGGTGGTGCCGGTGTTGGTAAAACCGTAAACATGATGGAACTTATCCGTAACATCGCCATCGAGCACAGTGGCTTCTCGGTATTCGCCGGTGTTGGTGAGCGTACTCGTGAAGGTAACGATTTCTATCACGAAATGAACGAGTCTAACGTACTGGATAAAGTTTCTTTGGTGTACGGCCAGATGAATGAGCCACCAGGCAACCGTCTGCGTGTAGCATTGACCGGTTTGACCATGGCGGAAAAATTCCGTGATGAAGGTCGTGACGTACTGTTCTTCGTAGATAACATCTATCGTTATACTCTGGCAGGTACCGAAGTATCGGCACTGTTGGGTCGTATGCCATCAGCGGTAGGTTATCAGCCTACGCTGGCCGAAGAGATGGGTGTACTGCAGGAGCGTATCGCGTCAACGAAGACCGGTTCAATCACCTCAATTCAGGCGGTATACGTACCAGCCGATGACTTGACTGATCCGTCTCCGGCAACCACCTTTGCTCACTTGGATGCCACGGTTGTATTGTCACGTGATATCGCGTCTTTGGGTATTTACCCAGCGGTAGACCCGTTGGACTCAACCTCACGCCAATTGGATCCATTGGTTATCGGTCAGCAGCATTATGACGTAGCCCGCGGTGTACAAACCGTACTGCAACGTTATAAAGAGCTGAAAGACATCATTGCGATTCTGGGTATGGACGAGCTGTCTGAAGAAGACAAGCTGGTAGTAACCCGTGCCCGTAAGATTCAGCGTTTCTTATCTCAACCATTCTTTGTAGCAGAAGTATTTACCGGTGCACCGGGCAAATACGTATCACTTAAAGACACGATCAGTGGCTTTAAAGCGATTCTGGATGGTGAATACGACGATCTTCAAGAGCAGGCCTTCTACATGGTTGGCACAATTGAAGAAGCCGTAGAGAAAGCCAAAAAAGCGTAA